The sequence ACACATATATTTGAACCTAAATTAAAATAGTCCGATTAATAGGGGGCTAGACCAATATACCAGGAGTTACAATCTCGTAATCCAAAGGATAATCAAACAACTCTATTGTTGAATCTTGTAATAGAAAATCCAATTCATTTTCATCTTCTGGTAAAAATCGAACATAATAATGCGATGTATAAACACTTAAACTTTGTGGAATCTGCTTGCCTTCTTTCACAAGACTATTATATGCTAATTGCATATTTTCAACAGAATAAGGGTTTTCAAGCTGAGCACCCAATACAATGGTTTCACCTAAGGCAATAGGATCGTTACTTTGAGTTGCACTGGTGCTTTTTGTTTCAGAAGTTTCAGCACCTTTATAATTATCCTTACTACAACTAGTAAGAAACAAACTCAAATAAATAAATAAATAAATAAATAATACGTTGCATGTTGCTAAATTTTAAATGTTAGAATAAATAAATTAATGAATTATTATTAATACTGTCTGTTTATATTCATTCAAATAGAGAGTGAATATAAAAAAGCAAAGATAATTAAATAAAAATACGACGCAACCAAATAGAGGTATATTATAATTATTCCAGTAACAAATATATTCAAACTATACATTTTGTATAAAAGAAACCCAATGAAATAATACTTTTCCAAATCGAACTCCTAAACTTTTACATTTCAATTTTCCAATCTTTTAAACATCTTACGTATCCTGAAATAAAATAAAACAGAAGCCAAGCCTATTCCAAAAACAAAACCTATCCAAATACCAATAGCACCCATTTCAAAAGTAAAAGCCAAAACATAAGAGATTGGAATATTCACAAATATATAGGCAATCAAGGCATAAACCATGGCTGTTTTCACATCGGAAACGCCTCTTAATACACTTAAAAGCACCACCTGTAATCCATCAAAAACTTGGAATATAGCAGCCATAATAAGCAATTGTGCCGCTAATGAAATCACAGCTTCATCTGAGGTATAAAGCCAAGGTAATTGATTGCGAAAAACAGCAAATAATATAGCCATTATGCCCATAATCAAAACGACCATATGAATAGAAGCATAGGATGCTTTTTTCATGGAGGCATAATCTTTTGTACTAAACTGATGAGAGACTCGGATGGTAGTTCCAGAACCAATACCTGTAACCACCATAAAAGTAACGCTAGCTAAACCGAGTGCAATCTGATGAGCAGCCAATGGAATAACACCTAACCATCCCATCATCACTCCTGAGACAGCAAATGCGGCCACTTCCAAAACTATCTGTGTGGCTATGGGCCAACCTATCTTGATGAGTTCTTTTATTTTCTCCCATTGGGGACGCATTCTTAAGGCCATATTAAAATACTCCTTAAACTGATCTTTCCTCATGAAATAGTAAAGAAACATCAAAGGCATAAAAATTCTGGCAATTAAGGTAGCATAACCAGCTCCATCTAATCCCATGGCTGGTAAACCCCAATTCCCAAATATAAAGAGATAATTAAAAAATATATTTATCACATTGGAAATTAAAGTGATGACCATGGCATGTTTGGTATCTGCCATACCTTCAGCAAATTGCTTAAAAGTAAAAAATACAATAAAGGGAATAAAGGAAACAACCAATATCCGATAATAACTCACCGACATAGCTGCTACTTCAGCAGTTTGTCCCATCTGATCGAAGAAATAGGATATCACCCACATCACAACAGCTAAAACCACACTCAGTAAAATATTTAATTGGAGTGAATTATGCAAAAAAGCAGCGGTATCTTTTTTATTTTTTTGCGCCCAAACATGACCAACTAGCGGAGTCAATCCAAAAGTGAATCCCATGGCAAAAACCATCCCCAGAATAAATATGGAATTGGCAAAAGCTGCAGCAGCCAATTCAATGGTACCCACTTTTCCTACCATCATATTATCCACTTGCGATACCAAAACTTGGCCCGCTTGTGATAGCATCACAGGAATAGCTACTTTTAAATTTCGCTTATAAAAAGGTATATAGGATTTCACATCCATCTTTTATTTTTTGGGGATGCAAAAGTAATTAAAATTGGCAGGCAGATCTCTTTTTTGAGGCGTTCTGATAAGCACTTCTTAACTAGAGGTAAAAGCCCTGAGGCTAATCGTTTTGAATATTTTTTCGATTTCCCCAACCCCATGGGGAGCGAAAAAAGCATCCTCCAAATCAAATGGTTTTATAGTTCGCCAAAATCCCCTATCTAAAATACTGAATTAGAAATTACTAAATTAACCATACATTTGAACAGCTCAATATCTTTATTAATGAAACTGCAAGGTAGCCATCGCCACTGCAATCAATCCGAAGATTAAGGTGATAAAGCTTAAGAAACCGATGCGTGGATTACAAAGTTTCATCTGACTTTGCTGAGCTTTCTTGGTATAAATAGATAAAGCTACTAAGGTACCATACCAAAATATAAAAGCAGTGAATTTAATATGTAATAATGGCATTTGTGCCAGTGAACCCCAATACGGAGTCATTAAATACCCTCCGGTAAGAAACATTATACCAAGTCCGATGTGGGTTAATCTTAGAATTCTACGAACATTTTGCAAAAGATACTCCGATTCATGAGAGGTGACTTTCGAACAAGTTCTACGCATGACTAAAAAGGTAATGATAGATCCTAAACTTACAGCTAAGCCGAGGAAATGGAAAATGAGCATAATGGATTTCATAAGGATATTTTTGTGTTTTACTTCTCATAGAACTCACCCAAAACTATTTTAAATAAGTTCATTGCAAAGCTAAGCAGGGAATTTAAATAATCATGTTAAATTTTATATAAAGATACAGAAGGAGTATACAATTTTTTCACAAAAAACCGGGCTAACTAAATGAATGAGACAAGTCTTGTACTTTGTTTTTCTACCTTTGCAAAAATTGAAGAATTTACGATGATGAAAATAGAAAGATATCCAGCCACTACAAATAGAAGCCTACAAGCTTGGAATGCTGCTGATGAATTAATGGTTCAGTATTATGAAGAATTGGATATAAAGAAAACTAATTGTTCTATTTATCATGATCAATTTGGATATCTGACTTGTCATTTGGCAGAACAAAAGCCAAGGGTCATTATCAATCTCAATTCACAGCAAAAAGCCATTGAGAAAAACATCGAAAAGCTTAAGCTTCCCTTTTCATCAGAACAATTTAAAAATCCTTTGGAACCTATTGATAAACCTATCGAAGTAGTTTTAATGAAAATGCCCAAATCTTTGGATCTCTTCGAACTTTACCTTCAACAAATTCATCAATCGGTAAAGGAAGATGCCCTTGTCATTATTGGGTTTATGACGCGTAACTTCACGAAACAATCTTTGCAGATTGCAGCGCATTATTTTGAGGAGCTTGAACAATCAAAAGCCAAGAAAAAAGCGAGATTACTCATATTAAGAAAGCCTAAGCCTAATTTTGAAAAAGAGTTAATACGAGAAGTAAAGCTGGACGAGAAGAAGAGTTTAAAGCAGTATTATGGCGTATTTTCAGCCAATCATATTGACTATGCTACTCAGTTTTTATTGGAGCATATAGAATTAAAAGAAGATGAAGATAAAATGCTAGATGTGGGATGTGGAAACGGAATCATAGCTCATCAAGCTCGTGAACTCAATCCTGCTCTTGAAATCCATTTAACAGAAGACCATTATTTGGCTTTAGAATCGGCTAAGCTTAATTTAGGAGACTCCTCCTCTACTCATTATCATTTTAGCGATGAACTTTCCCATTTTGAATCTGAATATTTTCCTTTGGTGGTTTCCAATCCTCCCTTTCACTTCGAATATGAGAATAATATAGAGATTACGCTGAGTTTATTTGGAGAGATTCAGAGGATTCTAAAAAGTGACGGTCGTTTTTTAATGGTGGCCAATCGTCATTTAAATTATGCTAGCCATTTAAGCAAGCTGTTTATGAAGGTTGAAGTAAAGGCAGAGAATGATCGTTTTGTAGTTTATGAGTGTTTGAAATAATATGCCTAGGATATTATGGTTCAATTATTGTATTCAATTACAGTGCTATAAATATTCTAATCATTAAAATTCAGAACTATGAAATCGTTAAAAACAGGCTTAGTATTGCTAAGTATTTCCCTTTTTTCTATGGGGCTATTTGCCCAATCTCAATCAGATTCTCTTGAAATCAAAGAAACCGCTTTAAATTATATTGAAGGATATTTTCATAAAGATGGTGCTAGAATGGAAAAAGCATTGCATCCGGAATTGGTTAAGAGGAGTATTCAAAAGACAAAAGATGGAACTGAATTCATCATCAACCGGGGTGCTACTTATATGATTATGAGAACTGAGAATAATGATAACAGACATGCTGTAAACCCAGATGGGTCAATAGAATCCGAAGTAATCATATATGACATTGTTGGCAACGCTGCGACAGTAAAAGTGTCCACAAATCAGTATGGATTTATTGATTATTTGCATGTGGGTAAATTTAATGGTGAATGGAAGATTATCAATGTTTTTTGGGCGAATTTACCAGCTCGGTCGGATTTGTAATCCGACCAATACAACAAAATAATCAAAACAGACTTAAATATTTGTAATTTTAATGAGTTACAGCAACACACAGTTTGATGAGTATAGTTTTATCGAATTACAAATCCGATAGAGCTAGAAAAACCCAACTGGTTTAGAAGAAGATTTAAAGATTAAAACTTCACATAATCTCTATTCCTCACCCCCCAACCATACGAATCTTCATCAAGCAATTCTTACAATCGAAACTCAATTTATATTTTCGGTTTTGGTCTTCTAGATATAATGGTTCTGGTGGCGTGTTTTTGGCTCCTTGAAATCTTTCGCAATAACCCAATTCGTGCTTGATGCAATATCTGGTGGTCATTAAGAGCTGGTCCACTTTTTCTGGGCTGATTTCTAAAGCTTCCTCTTGCTTGATAACGCCATGCTCTTTATAAAACTGTCTGGCTTTTTCATTGGAGATATTCTCTGTAAAATCTACTTCCGTTTTTGGAAATGGAATATCTTGAATTTTCATAACAGAATCTTTTCTGACGAAACTCTTTATTCTATGCTGCTCGTGCTTCTCAAATAGCGTTCTTCTAATCTCGTTTAGCTCCGACATTCTGAAGAAATAAGCCTGAGTACTTTTAAATATAACCTCCTCAATATCAAACATGGTTATTCCTGACTTGGCCAACTGAGTTTTGATATTACTGATGGCTCTTTCCTCATTATTAGCTACATCTGGTAAAGTCTCTAATACATAATCACTTTGTAAACCATCCTCATCTTTTAGGATAAAGCTTAGTTTACCTTCAATTTCAGTAATCTCAATTTTAGCAGCTACTTTTCTTACCGATTTGTCTGCTAGAAGCTTTTTATTAAAATCATGGTCGTGGTTTCTATAGATTTCCATTCCCGATTTGAGTTTAGAAATATCACTCACATAAAAATGATTCCCATCTACTTTATCCACTCGAACACCTAGTACTTCTCCATCTTTAATAAAGCATAATCCGTCGCCATTATGTAGCTCTTCTTGAGTACGAATGGTGATATAGTTACTCATCACCAACCTCACTCTACCCAGCTTTTTACCCATGGATTTGGGAGAGTTTTTATTCACCAGCTCCTCACCTCTTCCATTTAGAAAATAATCGGAATGTAATCTGTTAAAACTTTTTTCTGGATCTGGCTCAAACTGAATCTGTGTTTTTCCTGAGGAGGCCTTGGTAAATTCATTATCTGAAGCAAAAATCTCATCTAACTTCTGACGATAAAAGCTCACCACATTTTTCACATAGTTGATGTCTTTTAATCGGCCTTCTATCTTTAAACTCATCACTCCGGCTTGAATCATTTCTTTCAAATCCTTACCCAAGTTTAAATCTTTTAAAGAAAGCAAATGACTATTCAGCACTATTTTCTTACCATCGGCATCCACCAGATTATAAGGATGACGGCACATTTGGGCACACATTCCTCTATTGGCACTTCGGCCTGTAATGGCTTCACTAAAATAGCACTGACCACTTAAACTCACACATAAGGAACCATGAATAAAGAACTCTAGCTCCGCTTTGGTTTTGCTTTTTACTTTCCTGATTTCCTCTAAGGAAAGTTCACGAGCCAATACAATTCGCTCAAATCCCAAATCATCGAGAAACTGGATACGCTCTAAATCGTAATTATTAGTTTGTGTGCTGGCATGAAGAGG is a genomic window of Lentimicrobium sp. L6 containing:
- a CDS encoding MATE family efflux transporter; amino-acid sequence: MKSYIPFYKRNLKVAIPVMLSQAGQVLVSQVDNMMVGKVGTIELAAAAFANSIFILGMVFAMGFTFGLTPLVGHVWAQKNKKDTAAFLHNSLQLNILLSVVLAVVMWVISYFFDQMGQTAEVAAMSVSYYRILVVSFIPFIVFFTFKQFAEGMADTKHAMVITLISNVINIFFNYLFIFGNWGLPAMGLDGAGYATLIARIFMPLMFLYYFMRKDQFKEYFNMALRMRPQWEKIKELIKIGWPIATQIVLEVAAFAVSGVMMGWLGVIPLAAHQIALGLASVTFMVVTGIGSGTTIRVSHQFSTKDYASMKKASYASIHMVVLIMGIMAILFAVFRNQLPWLYTSDEAVISLAAQLLIMAAIFQVFDGLQVVLLSVLRGVSDVKTAMVYALIAYIFVNIPISYVLAFTFEMGAIGIWIGFVFGIGLASVLFYFRIRKMFKRLEN
- a CDS encoding U32 family peptidase → MKKIELLVPAKNLESGMVAINYGADAVYIGADRFGARAAASNTVKDIEELVTYAHKYNAKVFVTLNTILFDKELEEAEKLIHEIYDAGADALIIQDMGILKMNLPPIPLHASTQTNNYDLERIQFLDDLGFERIVLARELSLEEIRKVKSKTKAELEFFIHGSLCVSLSGQCYFSEAITGRSANRGMCAQMCRHPYNLVDADGKKIVLNSHLLSLKDLNLGKDLKEMIQAGVMSLKIEGRLKDINYVKNVVSFYRQKLDEIFASDNEFTKASSGKTQIQFEPDPEKSFNRLHSDYFLNGRGEELVNKNSPKSMGKKLGRVRLVMSNYITIRTQEELHNGDGLCFIKDGEVLGVRVDKVDGNHFYVSDISKLKSGMEIYRNHDHDFNKKLLADKSVRKVAAKIEITEIEGKLSFILKDEDGLQSDYVLETLPDVANNEERAISNIKTQLAKSGITMFDIEEVIFKSTQAYFFRMSELNEIRRTLFEKHEQHRIKSFVRKDSVMKIQDIPFPKTEVDFTENISNEKARQFYKEHGVIKQEEALEISPEKVDQLLMTTRYCIKHELGYCERFQGAKNTPPEPLYLEDQNRKYKLSFDCKNCLMKIRMVGG
- a CDS encoding nuclear transport factor 2 family protein, whose product is MKSLKTGLVLLSISLFSMGLFAQSQSDSLEIKETALNYIEGYFHKDGARMEKALHPELVKRSIQKTKDGTEFIINRGATYMIMRTENNDNRHAVNPDGSIESEVIIYDIVGNAATVKVSTNQYGFIDYLHVGKFNGEWKIINVFWANLPARSDL
- a CDS encoding methyltransferase; its protein translation is MMKIERYPATTNRSLQAWNAADELMVQYYEELDIKKTNCSIYHDQFGYLTCHLAEQKPRVIINLNSQQKAIEKNIEKLKLPFSSEQFKNPLEPIDKPIEVVLMKMPKSLDLFELYLQQIHQSVKEDALVIIGFMTRNFTKQSLQIAAHYFEELEQSKAKKKARLLILRKPKPNFEKELIREVKLDEKKSLKQYYGVFSANHIDYATQFLLEHIELKEDEDKMLDVGCGNGIIAHQARELNPALEIHLTEDHYLALESAKLNLGDSSSTHYHFSDELSHFESEYFPLVVSNPPFHFEYENNIEITLSLFGEIQRILKSDGRFLMVANRHLNYASHLSKLFMKVEVKAENDRFVVYECLK